From Pseudomonas hormoni:
AACTGACTATCAGGTCCGCCCTATGACCCGCATCTTGACCATCGAAGACGACGCCGTGACCGCCCGGGAAATCGTCGCCGAATTGAGCAGCCACGGCCTCGACGTGGATTGGGTCGACAATGGCCGCGAAGGTCTTGAGCGCGCGGTCAGCGGCAACTACGACCTGATCACCCTCGACCGCATGCTGCCCGAGCTCGATGGCCTGGCGATTGTTACGACACTGCGGACCATGGGCGTGGCCACGCCGATCCTGATGATCAGCGCCCTCTCCGATGTCGACGAGCGCGTACGCGGTTTGCGTGCCGGTGGTGACGATTACCTGACCAAACCGTTTGCCACCGATGAAATGGCCGCGCGGGTCGAAGTGTTGCTGCGCCGCCAGAATACTGTGACCGCCCAGGCCACCACGCTGCGGGTGGCGGACCTGGAACTGAACCTGATCAGCCACGAAGCCAGCCGCGACGGTCAACTGCTGACGCTGCTGCCCACCGAGTACAAATTGCTGGAATTCCTGATGCGCAACACCGGGCAGATTCTGTCGCGGATGATGATTTTCGAAGAGGTCTGGGGCTATCACTTCGACCCTGGCACCAACCTGATCGACGTGCACATCGGCCGACTGCGCAAGAAGATCGACCCGCCCGGCAATGTCCCCCTGATTCGGACCGTGCGAGGCTCGGGTTATGTCATTGCCGAACCCCTCTAAAGGCTGGCGTTCTTCCAGCAGCCGCTTGCTGGCGCTCTACAGTTCGCTGTTCGTGCTCTGGAGCGGGATTCTCATGGGGGTCATGTATTACGAGGTGTCCGCCTACCTGGACAACCTGGCCAAGCACTCGCTGATGCAACGCCAGCATTTGTTCTCGCGCTTTTCCGGAGAACAATTGGTGGACGCCCTCGCCGTCAGCATGACTTTCGACATTCGCGGCATTGACGCCTACGGCCTGTTCGATGCCGAGCATCACTACC
This genomic window contains:
- a CDS encoding response regulator transcription factor, with amino-acid sequence MTRILTIEDDAVTAREIVAELSSHGLDVDWVDNGREGLERAVSGNYDLITLDRMLPELDGLAIVTTLRTMGVATPILMISALSDVDERVRGLRAGGDDYLTKPFATDEMAARVEVLLRRQNTVTAQATTLRVADLELNLISHEASRDGQLLTLLPTEYKLLEFLMRNTGQILSRMMIFEEVWGYHFDPGTNLIDVHIGRLRKKIDPPGNVPLIRTVRGSGYVIAEPL